From a single Equus asinus isolate D_3611 breed Donkey chromosome 2, EquAss-T2T_v2, whole genome shotgun sequence genomic region:
- the TAF5L gene encoding TAF5-like RNA polymerase II p300/CBP-associated factor-associated factor 65 kDa subunit 5L isoform X3, with translation MPLLYPLFVYLHLNLVQNSPKSTVESFYSRFHGMFLQNASQKDVIEQLQTTQTIQDILSNFKLRAFLDNKYVVRLQEDSYNYLIRYLQSDNNTALCKVLTLHIHLDVQPAKRTDYQLYASGSSSRSEGNGLEGTDMPAPILQNEAALEVLQESIKRVKDGPPSLTTICFYAFYNTEQLLNTAEISPDSKLLAAGFDNSCIKLWSLRSKKLKSEPHQVDVSRIHLACDILEEEDDEDDNAGTEMKILRGHCGPVYSTRFLADSSGLLSCSEDMSIRYWDLGSFTNTVLYQGHAYPVWDLDISPYSLYFASGSHDRTARLWSFDRTYPLRIYAGHLADVDCVKFHPNSNYLATGSTDKTVRLWSAQQGNSVRLFTGHRGPVLSLAFSPNGKYLASAGEDQRLKLWDLASGTLYKELRGHTDNITSLTFSPDSSLIASASMDNSVRVWDIRNTYCSAPADGSSGELVGVYTGQMSNVLSVQFMACNLLLVTGITQENQEH, from the exons ATGCCTCTCCTCTATCCTCTCTTTGTCTACCTCCATCTCAACCTGGTCCAGAACAGTCCGAAGAGCACAGTGGAAAGTTTTTACAGCCGCTTCCATGGAATGTTTCTGCAGAACGCTAGCCAGAAGGATGTCATTGAGCAGCTACAGACCACTCAAACCATCCAGGACATCCTGTCTAACTTCAAGCTTCGAGCATTCCTAGATAACAAGTACGTGGTCCGTCTCCAAGAAGACAGCTACAACTACCTTATCCGCTACCTCCAAAGTGACAACAACACCGCCCTGTGCAAAGTCCTCACCTTGCATATCCATCTTGATGTGCAGCCTGCCAAGAGAACAGACTACCAACTCTATGCCAGCGGCAGCTCCTCAAGAAGTGAGGGCAATGGCTTAGAAGGCACTGACATGCCTGCCCCTATTCTGCAGAACGAGGCTGCCCTGGAGGTCTTGCAGGAGAGCATTAAGCGGGTCAAGGATGGCCCCCCCTCCCTCACTACCATCTGTTTCTATGCCTTCTATAACACAGAGCAGCTTTTGAACACTGCAGAAATCTCCCCAGATAGCAAGCTGCTTGCTGCTGGGTTTGACAACTCCTGTATAAAACTGTGGAGTTTACGATCCAAGAAGTTAAAATCAGAACCCCATCAAGTAGACGTGTCCCGCATCCACTTGGCTTGTGATATTCTGGAGGAGGAG GATGATGAGGATGATAATGCAGGCACAGAGATGAAGATACTGAGGGGACACTGTGGACCAGTGTACAGCACAAGGTTCCTCGCAGACAGCTCAGGGTTGCTCTCTTGTTCCGAAGACATGTCCATTAGGTACTGGGACCTCGGAAGTTTCACCAACACTGTGTTGTACCAAGGACATGCCTATCCTGTGTGGGACCTGGACATTAGCCCATATAGCCTGTACTTTGCCAGCGGGTCCCATGACCGCACTGCAAGGCTGTGGTCATTTGATCGGACGTACCCACTGAGAATATATGCAGGACACCTGGCAGATGTGGACTGTGTCAAATTCCACCCTAATTCAAACTACTTAGCTACAGGCTCAACCGACAAGACTGTCCGGCTGTGGAGTGCTCAGCAGGGGAACTCGGTGAGGCTCTTCACAGGCCACCGTGGCCCTGTGCTTTCTCTTGCCTTTTCTCCAAACGGTAAGTACTTGGCATCAGCTGGCGAGGACCAGCGTTTGAAGCTATGGGACTTGGCTTCTGGGACCCTTTATAAAGAATTAAGAGGCCATACGGACAATATCACCAGCCTCACCTTCAGTCCTGACAGTAGTTTGATTGCCTCTGCATCCATGGACAACTCTGTGCGAGTCTGGGACATTAGGAACACTTACTGCAGTGCACCTGCTGATGGCTCCTCCGGTGAACTCGTGGGTGTATACACCGGGCAGATGAGCAATGTACTGAGTGTGCAGTTCATGGCCTGTAACCTTCTTCTAGTGACTGGAATCACACAAGAAAATCaggaacattaa